One Primulina huaijiensis isolate GDHJ02 chromosome 5, ASM1229523v2, whole genome shotgun sequence DNA segment encodes these proteins:
- the LOC140976724 gene encoding uncharacterized protein translates to MPVRPWRPRPLFFFFCSFLSFFSFSPSFAINPQGESLLYWKRRLNASAEALSDWDSIDETSCRWSGVTCNFKNEVVEINLSYIDLHGYVPDNFTSLEFSLAKLVLSGTNLTGSIPEGIGNLQELRVLDLGDNKINGEIPGFICHLPKLEQLYLNTNLLAGSIPGEIGNLTALVELIIYDNQLSGEIPGSIGNLKNLEVIRAGGNKNLGGSIPQEIGNCTNLILVGLAETSISGFLPTSIGMLKELQTLAVYTALLSGQIPPELGDCAALRNVYLYQNTLTGSIPTKLGRLQNLENLLLWQNNLVGTIPPELGNCNKLQVIDASMNSLTGGIPESFGNLTLLQELQLSVNQISGKIPVGLGNCRALTHIELDNNEVTGTIPAELGNLINLTILFLWQNRLEGNIPPSLSSCKNLEAIDLSQNGLTGPLPRNVFGLPNLNKFLLLSNNLSGSIPPEIGNCSSLIRFRASNNMLSGNVPPDIGRLKNLNFLDLGINMLSGIVPVEISGCQNLTFLDLHSNSITGNLPDDLNRLVTLQFLDVSDNLIEGTLNPSLGSLISLTKLILGKNRLSGSIPSELGSCSKLQMLDLSSNELEGKIPGSLGKIPALEIALNLSCNKLSGGIPKEFAELDRLGVLDISHNQLSGDLRYLAALQNLVVLNVSYNNFSGQLPNKPFFTKLPLSVLAGNPDLCFSGNKQCSGNEGAAARHKKSARVAMVVLICTACLLMLAALYIILGGRMRGHGSHECDLDKKEDVELEGPWEVTLYQKLNLSINDVVKSLTSINLIGHGQSAIVYRAVTQSGTIIAVKRFRASEKYSSSTFSSEITTLARIRHRNIVRLLGWASNRKTKLLFYDYLHNGTLGNLLHEGQGDKIEWEIRFKIALGVAEGLAYLHCDCRPPILHRDVKTQNILLGERYEPCLADFGLARFVEDENAALAAYPQLAGSYGYFAPEYASMVKITEKSDVYSYGVVLLEIITGKKPTDPSLGEGQHLIQWVRNHLRDKKDPVDLVDQNLQGHPDTQIQEMLQALGIALLCTSNRQGDRPTMKDVVALLKEIKHEQVMGGDQTQKPASKSSNNCEVSSFSSSSVTPAQLLLLQGSSNCSLAYSSSSTNYNGNQ, encoded by the exons ATGCCTGTTCGTCCATGGCGGCCCCGCcctctcttctttttcttctgttctttTCTCTCATTCTTCTCTTTTTCGCCATCTTTTGCAATCAATCCACAGGGTGAATCCCTTCTTTATTGGAAGAGAAGGTTGAATGCATCGGCGGAGGCGTTGAGTGATTGGGATTCGATAGATGAAACTTCATGTCGATGGTCTGGTGTAACCTGCAATTTCAAGAATGAAGTTGTGGAGATAAACTTGAGTTACATTGATTTGCATGGATATGTTCCTGATAATTTCACTTCTTTGGAGTTCTCTTTAGCTAAACTTGTCCTGTCGGGGACGAATCTAACCGGCTCGATCCCTGAGGGAATCGGCAATCTTCAAGAATTAAGGGTTCTGGATTTGGGTGACAATAAGATAAATGGCGAAATACCGGGTTTTATCTGTCACTTGCCTAAACTGGAGCAGCTTTATCTCAACACAAATCTGTTGGCAGGCTCAATTCCAGGCGAAATCGGGAACCTGACAGCTCTGGTTGAGTTGATCATATATGATAATCAGCTCAGCGGGGAGATTCCAGGCAGCATCGGAAATTTGAAGAATCTTGAAGTGATTAGAGCTGGTGGGAACAAGAATCTTGGAGGTTCTATCCCTCAAGAAATCGGAAACTGCACAAATTTAATATTGGTAGGCCTGGCTGAAACCAGCATTTCTGGGTTTCTTCCTACTTCCATTGGCATGTTGAAAGAGCTCCAGACTCTTGCCGTGTATACAGCTCTTCTTTCAGGACAAATTCCTCCAGAACTCGGTGATTGTGCTGCGCTGCGGAATGTTTATCTCTATCAAAACACACTCACCGGCTCGATCCCGACTAAACTTGGAAGGCTGCAGAATTTGGAGAATCTCTTGCTGTGGCAGAACAATTTGGTCGGTACAATTCCTCCGGAGCTTGGAAACTGTAATAAATTACAAGTAATTGATGCTTCGATGAATTCTTTAACCGGGGGGATTCCAGAATCTTTTGGGAATTTGACCCTGTTGCAGGAGTTGCAGCTGAGCGTGAATCAAATTTCCGGCAAGATACCGGTTGGGCTTGGGAATTGCCGAGCTCTGACTCATATTGAGCTCGATAACAATGAAGTAACTGGAACAATTCCTGCAGAACTCGGAAATCTGATAAATTTGACTATTTTGTTTCTATGGCAAAATCGTTTGGAGGGGAATATTCCTCCATCTTTATCTTCTTGTAAGAACCTGGAAGCTATTGACTTGTCGCAGAATGGATTGACAGGTCCGCTACCGAGAAATGTTTTTGGATTACCGAATCTTAACAAGTTTTTACTGCTGTCAAATAATCTTTCTGGTTCTATACCTCCTGAGATTGGGAATTGTTCTTCGCTGATTCGGTTCCGAGCGAGTAACAATATGCTGAGCGGGAATGTGCCCCCGGATATTGGGAGGTTGAAGAATTTGAATTTCTTGGATCTTGGAATCAATATGCTTTCCGGGATTGTGCCAGTTGAGATTTCTGGTTGCCAAAATCTCACTTTTCTTGATTTACATTCTAATTCGATAACTGGGAACTTGCCGGATGATTTGAATCGGCTTGTTACTCTACAATTTCTTGATGTTTCTGATAATCTCATTGAAGGTACTTTGAATCCAAGTCTTGGTTCATTGATTTCACTCACCAAGCTCATTCTCGGAAAGAACAGGCTATCTGGTTCGATCCCAAGTGAACTTGGTTCGTGTTCTAAGCTTCAGATGCTTGATTTAAGCAGCAATGAGTTAGAGGGTAAGATTCCGGGGAGTCTAGGGAAGATTCCTGCTTTGGAAATTGCTTTAAATTTGAGCTGTAATAAACTTTCGGGTGGGATCCCGAAGGAGTTCGCCGAGTTGGACAGGCTTGGAGTTTTGGACATTTCTCACAACCAACTCTCCGGGGACCTACGTTATCTGGCCGCTCTTCAGAATCTAGTGGTTCTAAATGTATCATACAACAATTTCTCCGGACAGTTGCCAAACAAACCGTTTTTCACCAAGCTGCCACTCAGCGTCCTAGCTGGCAACCCCGACTTGTGCTTTTCCGGCAACAAACAGTGCTCGGGTAATGAGGGTGCTGCTGCCAGGCACAAGAAGTCCGCAAGGGTGGCGATGGTGGTGTTGATTTGTACGGCCTGCTTGTTGATGTTGGCCGCTCTCTACATCATCCTCGGGGGCAGGATGCGCGGTCACGGGTCCCACGAGTGCGATTTGGACAAGAAGGAAGATGTAGAGTTAGAGGGTCCGTGGGAGGTCACATTGTATCAAAAGCTCAATTTATCTATCAACGACGttgtaaaatctttaacatctATTAACCTAATTGGTCATGGTCAATCAGCCATAGTATATCGAGCAGTAACCCAGTCTGGAACCATCATCGCGGTTAAAAGATTTCGAGCATCCGAGAAGTACTCATCATCAACATTCTCATCCGAGATCACGACACTAGCTCGTATTCGACACAGAAACATAGTTAGACTTCTAGGTTGGGCGTCCAACAGGAAGACCAAACTTTTGTTCTACGACTACTTGCATAACGGTACATTAGGCAACTTGTTACATGAGGGGCAAGGGGACAAGATCGAATGGGAGATCCGATTCAAGATAGCGTTAGGAGTTGCCGAGGGCTTGGCCTACTTGCATTGCGATTGCAGGCCGCCTATCCTACATCGAGATGTGAAGACACAAAACATACTGTTGGGGGAAAGATATGAGCCATGCTTAGCTGATTTTGGACTAGCAAGATTTGTTGAAGATGAAAATGCTGCGTTAGCAGCATATCCCCAACTAGCTGGATCATATGGATATTTTGCTCCTG AGTATGCTTCCATGGTAAAAATCACAGAAAAGAGCGACGTATATAGTTACGGTGTCGTGCTGTTGGAGATTATAACCGGGAAAAAACCGACCGACCCCTCGTTGGGAGAGGGGCAGCACTTGATTCAATGGGTAAGAAACCACTTAAGGGATAAAAAGGACCCAGTCGATCTCGTTGATCAAAACCTCCAAGGCCATCCGGACACACAAATACAAGAAATGCTCCAAGCCCTCGGGATCGCGCTCCTATGCACGAGTAATCGTCAAGGGGATCGTCCCACAATGAAAGATGTTGTGGCGTTGTTGAAGGAGATCAAGCACGAGCAAGTAATGGGAGGCGATCAAACTCAGAAGCCCGCGAGTAAATCGTCGAACAATTGCGAggtttcttcattttcttcctcGTCTGTGACACCGGCTCAATTGTTGCTTCTCCAAGGGTCATCTAATTGCTCCCTGGCTTACTCCTCTTCCTCCACAAATTACAATGGGAATCAATAA
- the LOC140977691 gene encoding uncharacterized protein: MANANNFNDPMTIHASDTPGLNLINEQLTGVENYGIWSRAMLIALRAKNKVAFIDGTCKVPVTRNLTLQQWERCNALVLSWIMNSVSNEIFGGIVYSTEASVVWIDLKDQFDKVNGYRIFVLHRDIGRLVQGSNTVSAYYCKLKHLWDEYASLVTLPSCECATARQYVEHDQQQRLLQFLMGLNESHAHIRSQILMMNHLPSVGQAFSMMSQEELHRSLTSNETQTLVFYSMQNKDKNSESKRDMKCEYCH; encoded by the coding sequence ATGGCAAATGCTAACAATTTCAACGATCCGATGACAATTCATGCTTCGGACACTCCAggtttgaatttaattaatgagCAATTAACTGGAGTTGAGAATTACGGCATTTGGAGTAGGGCTATGCTAATTGCATTGCGTGCGAAGAACAAAGTTGCGTTCATTGATGGTACATGTAAGGTTCCAGTTACAAGGAATCTCACGTTGCAACAATGGGAACGTTGCAATGCATTAGTGTTGTCCTGGATTATGAATTCAGTATCGAATGAGATTTTTGGCGGGATAGTGTATTCCACCGAGGCTTCGGTTGTGTGGATAGATCTTAAGGATCAATTTGATAAGGTGAATGGTTACAGAATTTTTGTACTACATCGTGATATAGGTCGGTTGGTACAAGGTAGTAACACTGTCTCGGCTTATTACTGCAAATTGAAACATTTGTGGGATGAATATGCGTCACTAGTCACTCTGCCATCTTGTGAATGTGCTACGGCGAGGCAATATGTTGAGCATGATCAACAACAACGTTTACTTCAGTTTTTGATGGGACTGAATGAAAGCCATGCCCACATTAGGAGCCAAATACTTATGATGAATCATTTACCATCTGTTGGGCAGGCATTTTCCATGATGTCACAAGAAGAATTGCATCGATCGCTTACATCGAATGAAACTCAAACATTAGTTTTTTATTCAATGCAAAATAAGGATAAGAATTCCGAGTCCAAAAGAGATATGAAATGTGAATATTGTCACTAG